A genome region from Bacillaceae bacterium IKA-2 includes the following:
- a CDS encoding PDZ domain-containing protein: protein MFKEKKFLSLKKRWIFLIIILLFVNFYQFPYYFTKPGDAKVLHTVIEVAGAYEDEGTFLLTTVRMGKANVVNYYWAKWSNSRELIHEDFIRRGGETDEDYHHRQMMMMSSSQDIATIVAYNYAGKKAYYENYGVFVTGTVEGMPAFGLLQVGDLITEVDENKITTVDELLAQLEDKRKNDEVFLTVVRDDTKTKLELSVTTFPEDLDSAQDRVGIGITSPITKRELIASPIIKIDTNKIGGPSAGLMFSLEIYNQIIKEDITKGYAIAGTGSLNEVGEVGRIGGAKQKVIAAERAGANFFFAPNEFDSLTSNYTEALQTAEENNVKMKIVPIDTFEDAIKFLATLDPKKN from the coding sequence ATGTTTAAAGAAAAAAAGTTCCTATCACTAAAAAAACGTTGGATTTTCCTCATCATCATTTTACTTTTTGTAAACTTTTATCAATTTCCATATTATTTTACAAAACCTGGTGATGCGAAAGTGTTACATACAGTTATCGAAGTAGCAGGAGCTTATGAGGATGAAGGAACATTTTTGTTAACAACAGTGCGAATGGGAAAAGCTAATGTTGTTAATTATTACTGGGCTAAATGGAGTAATTCAAGAGAGTTGATTCATGAGGATTTTATTCGCCGAGGTGGTGAAACAGACGAAGATTATCATCATCGTCAAATGATGATGATGAGCTCATCACAAGACATCGCAACAATAGTCGCCTATAATTATGCAGGTAAAAAGGCTTATTACGAAAACTATGGTGTCTTTGTTACCGGTACGGTTGAGGGAATGCCTGCCTTTGGTCTTTTGCAAGTAGGGGATTTAATTACTGAAGTCGATGAAAATAAAATAACAACAGTCGACGAACTATTAGCACAACTAGAAGACAAAAGAAAAAATGATGAAGTTTTTCTTACTGTCGTTCGTGATGATACAAAAACAAAGCTCGAACTATCGGTGACAACGTTTCCCGAAGATTTGGATTCAGCACAGGACCGAGTTGGGATTGGTATTACAAGCCCAATTACAAAGCGTGAATTAATTGCAAGTCCAATTATAAAGATTGACACAAATAAAATTGGTGGTCCATCTGCTGGGTTAATGTTTAGCCTCGAAATTTATAATCAAATTATAAAAGAGGATATCACAAAAGGGTATGCTATTGCCGGTACAGGCTCATTAAATGAGGTGGGGGAAGTTGGTCGCATTGGTGGCGCAAAGCAAAAAGTCATTGCAGCTGAACGAGCAGGCGCTAATTTTTTCTTTGCACCTAATGAATTTGACTCCTTAACATCAAATTATACAGAAGCATTACAAACTGCTGAGGAAAATAATGTTAAAATGAAAATTGTGCCAATTGACACTTTTGAAGATGCAATTAAGTTCTTAGCAACTCTTGATCCCAAAAAAAATTAG
- a CDS encoding patatin-like phospholipase family protein — MVEPKIGLALGSGGVRGFAHIGVIKVLEEANIPINCIAGSSMGSLVGAFYGSGYSPLQMAKMATHFQRKYYLDFTIPKMGFISGAKVKHLIRVLTKGKMLEELDPILRIIATDLLTGEKVVFTKGDISTAVRASISIPGIFVPEKVNGRLLVDGAVVDRIPVKEVKKMNADIIIAVDVSYFKTEPQITSIFDVIMQSMEIMEREMIRMKEIESDIMIKPIINQYSSTAFKNIDKIIEQGVEATKKKLPEIQMVLQKWKEPQ; from the coding sequence ATGGTTGAGCCGAAAATCGGTTTAGCTTTAGGATCGGGTGGAGTAAGGGGATTCGCTCATATTGGTGTCATAAAAGTACTTGAAGAAGCTAACATACCGATCAATTGTATAGCTGGCAGCAGCATGGGATCACTTGTAGGAGCTTTTTATGGTTCGGGTTATAGCCCTTTGCAAATGGCGAAAATGGCCACACATTTTCAAAGAAAGTATTATTTAGATTTTACAATTCCAAAAATGGGATTTATATCAGGCGCAAAAGTTAAGCACTTAATTCGTGTCTTAACAAAAGGAAAAATGCTCGAGGAGCTTGATCCCATTTTACGGATTATTGCTACCGATCTTTTGACGGGTGAAAAAGTAGTTTTTACAAAAGGAGATATTTCCACTGCAGTTAGGGCAAGTATTTCAATACCAGGAATTTTTGTGCCGGAAAAAGTTAATGGAAGACTTTTAGTAGATGGTGCTGTTGTTGACAGGATTCCTGTAAAAGAAGTTAAGAAAATGAATGCAGATATTATCATTGCTGTTGATGTTTCTTATTTTAAGACTGAACCACAAATAACCTCTATTTTTGATGTTATTATGCAGAGCATGGAAATTATGGAGCGGGAAATGATTCGCATGAAGGAAATAGAAAGTGATATTATGATAAAGCCAATCATAAATCAATATAGTTCAACCGCATTTAAAAATATCGATAAAATTATCGAACAAGGTGTGGAAGCTACAAAAAAGAAATTACCTGAAATTCAGATGGTATTGCAGAAATGGAAGGAGCCGCAGTAA
- the ylbJ gene encoding sporulation integral membrane protein YlbJ: MNASKLKTIILALSATIIAFSLMIFPKEAFEASMRGLTMWWEVVFPSLLPFFIVSEFLIGFGVVSFLGSLLEPLMRPLFRVPGVGGFVWAMGLASGYPAGAKLTARLRQENKLTTIEAERLVSFTNSSNPLFIFGAIAVGFFHNAALGIVLALSHYLGNFCVGLLMRFHGRSEEIHLTTDKKTKMSLKVAVDLLHQERLKDGRPIGKILGDAVQSSVHTLLLIGGFIILFSVLNRLLTLLDISTFLAFFVTVILAFFQIPNELSLPLISGLFEITLGSQMASNASTATLFQQVVVTSFILAFSGFSVQAQVASILADTDIRFKPFFIARIFHGFFAAFFTVLLWKPLYENQQLSEKESSAIPVFLQNETYSFFYKSWDLIIQYGSLFTLIMLMIYIVITFNKLLRKQ, translated from the coding sequence TTGAACGCCTCAAAATTAAAAACAATCATTCTAGCCTTGAGCGCAACTATTATCGCTTTTTCATTAATGATTTTTCCAAAAGAAGCCTTTGAAGCATCCATGCGCGGGCTAACAATGTGGTGGGAGGTTGTTTTTCCATCTTTACTGCCATTTTTTATCGTGTCAGAGTTTTTGATCGGCTTTGGTGTGGTTTCCTTTCTCGGAAGTTTACTAGAACCGCTAATGCGCCCTCTTTTTCGCGTTCCTGGCGTAGGAGGCTTTGTTTGGGCAATGGGACTTGCATCTGGTTACCCTGCAGGTGCAAAACTAACGGCTAGACTTAGACAAGAAAACAAATTAACTACTATTGAGGCTGAACGACTTGTCTCCTTTACAAATTCCTCAAATCCCTTATTCATTTTCGGAGCGATAGCAGTTGGTTTTTTTCATAATGCTGCTTTAGGAATCGTTCTTGCTTTGTCCCATTATTTAGGTAATTTCTGCGTCGGGTTACTGATGCGTTTTCACGGTAGATCAGAAGAAATTCACTTAACAACAGATAAAAAGACAAAAATGTCACTAAAAGTAGCTGTTGATTTACTCCATCAAGAACGGTTAAAAGATGGTCGTCCGATCGGAAAAATATTAGGAGATGCTGTTCAATCTTCTGTTCATACATTATTATTGATTGGTGGATTTATTATTTTGTTTTCAGTTCTTAATCGGTTGTTAACTTTATTAGATATTTCAACATTTTTAGCTTTTTTCGTTACTGTTATCTTGGCTTTTTTCCAAATCCCAAATGAATTAAGTTTACCATTAATTTCAGGTTTATTTGAAATCACTTTAGGCAGTCAAATGGCTAGTAACGCTAGCACAGCGACTCTTTTTCAACAAGTAGTTGTAACTAGCTTTATTTTAGCGTTTAGTGGCTTTTCTGTCCAAGCACAAGTTGCTAGTATTTTGGCTGACACTGACATTCGTTTTAAACCTTTTTTTATTGCAAGAATATTCCATGGTTTTTTCGCAGCTTTTTTCACTGTTTTATTGTGGAAGCCATTATATGAAAATCAGCAATTATCCGAAAAAGAAAGTTCCGCTATCCCTGTTTTTCTACAAAATGAAACATATTCTTTTTTTTATAAAAGTTGGGATTTAATCATTCAGTACGGATCTTTATTTACATTAATCATGCTAATGATTTATATCGTTATTACATTTAACAAGTTACTGCGTAAACAATGA
- the coaD gene encoding pantetheine-phosphate adenylyltransferase has product MASVAVCPGSFDPVTLGHVDIITRGAKVFDKVIVAVLKNRSKDPLFTVEERVLLLKEVTKHLDNVEIDSFHGLLIDYVKEKKASAIIKGLRAVSDFEYEMQMASINRKLDENIETFFMMTNNNFSYLSSSIVKEIAKYNAPVGDLVPEVVVKALREKYADQKQK; this is encoded by the coding sequence ATGGCAAGTGTTGCAGTATGCCCAGGAAGTTTTGACCCAGTCACTCTTGGGCATGTAGACATTATCACAAGGGGAGCAAAAGTATTTGACAAAGTTATCGTTGCAGTTCTAAAGAATCGCAGTAAGGATCCGCTGTTTACGGTTGAAGAACGAGTTCTATTATTAAAAGAAGTAACAAAACATTTAGATAACGTCGAAATCGATTCTTTTCATGGTCTTTTAATAGATTATGTAAAGGAAAAAAAAGCCAGTGCGATTATTAAAGGTCTAAGAGCGGTATCTGATTTTGAATATGAAATGCAAATGGCATCTATTAATCGAAAACTAGATGAAAATATTGAAACTTTTTTTATGATGACAAATAATAATTTTTCATATTTAAGCTCAAGTATCGTAAAAGAAATTGCAAAATACAATGCACCGGTTGGAGATCTTGTCCCAGAGGTTGTTGTGAAAGCTTTACGAGAAAAATATGCAGATCAGAAACAGAAGTAA
- the rsmD gene encoding 16S rRNA (guanine(966)-N(2))-methyltransferase RsmD, with protein sequence MRVISGTCKGRPLKAVPGVSTRPTSDKVKESIFNIIGPFFSGGKGLDLYAGSGGLGIEALSRGIENMIFVDQSAKAIEIVHANLKNCRFEQNAEVYRNDAKRALKAVLKRGITFEVIFLDPPYAKQQLQEEIAFIAKNELLSFQGVIVAEHDSSVFLQQSIEKLTCVRQEQYGDTKISIYKF encoded by the coding sequence ATGAGAGTTATATCAGGTACTTGTAAAGGAAGACCGCTAAAAGCTGTTCCAGGAGTCAGTACCCGTCCTACTTCGGATAAAGTAAAAGAATCTATTTTTAATATCATTGGCCCTTTTTTTTCGGGTGGAAAAGGCTTAGATCTATATGCGGGAAGTGGAGGACTCGGTATCGAAGCACTCAGTCGCGGAATCGAAAATATGATTTTTGTTGATCAAAGTGCTAAGGCAATTGAAATCGTTCATGCAAATTTAAAAAATTGTCGTTTTGAACAGAACGCGGAAGTTTATCGTAATGATGCAAAACGGGCCCTAAAAGCAGTTTTGAAACGAGGCATTACTTTTGAGGTTATATTCCTTGATCCACCATACGCTAAGCAACAACTTCAAGAGGAGATAGCTTTCATTGCAAAAAATGAGCTTCTTTCTTTTCAAGGAGTAATCGTTGCTGAACACGACTCATCTGTTTTTTTGCAGCAAAGCATTGAGAAGCTGACGTGTGTTAGACAAGAGCAGTATGGTGATACAAAGATTTCAATTTATAAATTTTAA
- a CDS encoding DUF2129 domain-containing protein produces the protein MVGMRIGLAVWLHSLKYVRQMRKYGNVHYASKRMKYVVLYCDEATIDETIEKLESLHFVKLVNKSMRPYLKTEFQNTRPDKAKEYDYKMGI, from the coding sequence ATGGTAGGAATGAGAATCGGCCTAGCGGTTTGGTTACACTCTTTGAAATATGTACGGCAAATGCGGAAGTACGGTAATGTTCATTATGCATCTAAGCGTATGAAGTATGTAGTTTTATACTGCGATGAAGCGACCATCGACGAAACGATTGAAAAATTAGAATCGTTACATTTCGTTAAGCTTGTAAATAAATCAATGAGACCGTACTTGAAAACTGAATTTCAAAATACTCGCCCCGATAAAGCAAAAGAATATGATTATAAAATGGGTATTTAA
- a CDS encoding YlbF family regulator has translation MFKTVTEMDTILESMALSDMIIQSDIYHEYIEAMDTLYKDLTAQQLIWDFSKRKDDFEEVERFGKYHPDYRRVSKEVRELKRKLDLYEPIANFKKMENQLEGLLIEVSSIIAHAVSEDIKVPTGNPFFDAMSCSGGCSTGGSCGC, from the coding sequence ATGTTTAAAACTGTTACAGAAATGGACACTATCTTGGAATCAATGGCATTATCAGATATGATTATACAATCAGATATTTATCACGAATATATAGAGGCTATGGACACACTTTATAAAGATTTAACTGCCCAACAATTAATTTGGGACTTTTCAAAACGTAAAGATGATTTTGAAGAAGTAGAGCGATTTGGTAAGTATCACCCAGATTATCGACGTGTTTCAAAAGAAGTGCGGGAATTAAAGCGTAAATTAGATTTATACGAACCAATCGCCAATTTCAAAAAAATGGAAAATCAATTAGAGGGGTTATTGATCGAAGTCAGTTCAATTATTGCTCATGCTGTTTCTGAAGATATAAAAGTACCGACAGGAAATCCGTTTTTTGACGCTATGAGTTGTAGTGGTGGCTGTAGTACAGGTGGAAGCTGTGGTTGTTAA
- the uvsE gene encoding UV DNA damage repair endonuclease UvsE: MIVRFGYVAMSVHLKNASPSQTMTVKQFEKITNKEAALRKLSRISISNLENCYRLLKHNLALDINFFRLSSKLVPLVNHPLTEGWEYEQAIAPILTEIGQFIEKHKIRVGFHPDHFVVLNNLNEELLKRSLRTLAYHFRLLNGLGINPKHRCVLHVGGAKSGKVSGLEDFIENFERIPSPLQQMIILENDDTIFHIEDVLYLGEKLQIPVVFDVHHHDINHPETFSFQNIWERIVQSWQYSPLPVKVHISSPKEGISDKRHNDYIDVDRLMKFLHVVNGTVDQLDVMIEAKMKDESLLKLIRQLKNRDDCTVLNGASVEL; this comes from the coding sequence ATGATTGTACGATTTGGATATGTAGCAATGAGTGTTCATTTAAAAAATGCTTCCCCATCTCAAACGATGACTGTCAAGCAATTTGAAAAAATTACAAATAAAGAAGCAGCGTTACGTAAGTTATCAAGAATCTCGATTTCTAATCTTGAAAATTGCTACCGCTTACTAAAGCATAATTTAGCATTAGATATTAATTTTTTTCGTCTTTCTTCAAAGTTAGTTCCATTAGTAAATCATCCACTTACAGAAGGATGGGAATATGAGCAGGCAATAGCTCCGATACTAACAGAAATTGGCCAGTTTATTGAAAAACATAAAATACGTGTTGGTTTTCATCCAGATCATTTTGTTGTTCTTAATAATTTAAATGAGGAACTATTAAAAAGATCATTACGTACATTGGCTTATCATTTCAGGCTTCTAAATGGCCTCGGAATAAATCCTAAGCATCGTTGTGTTCTTCATGTTGGCGGAGCAAAATCTGGGAAGGTAAGTGGATTAGAAGATTTTATTGAGAACTTTGAAAGAATACCAAGTCCACTCCAACAAATGATTATTTTAGAAAATGATGATACTATTTTTCATATTGAAGATGTTCTTTATCTTGGTGAGAAATTACAAATCCCGGTTGTTTTTGACGTCCACCATCATGATATCAATCATCCTGAAACCTTTTCGTTTCAAAATATATGGGAGCGGATTGTGCAATCGTGGCAGTATAGCCCTCTTCCAGTTAAAGTTCATATTTCTTCACCGAAGGAGGGCATTAGCGATAAACGTCACAATGATTATATTGATGTTGATAGACTGATGAAATTTTTGCATGTTGTAAATGGAACCGTTGATCAATTAGATGTGATGATAGAAGCAAAGATGAAAGACGAGTCGCTACTGAAGCTAATCCGCCAACTAAAAAATCGCGATGATTGTACAGTTTTAAATGGAGCTAGTGTTGAATTGTGA